A region of the Pseudarthrobacter phenanthrenivorans Sphe3 genome:
GTCCCTCGGGTGCCCACTCAAGGGGCGTGTAGGCGCCCATGCCGCCGGTGTTGGGCCCTTCGTCGTTGTCGAAGATCCGCTTGAAGTCCTGGGCCGGTGACAGCGCGACGGTGTTGTGCCCGTCGCAGAGGACGAACAGGGAAACCTCGGGCCCGTCCAGGAACTCCTCGATCACCACGGAACCGCCGGCGTCGAAGCAGGACTGGGCGTGGGCCAGGGCTTCCGCGCGGTCCTTGGTGACCACAACCCCCTTGCCGGCAGCGAGTCCGTCATCCTTGACCACGTAGGGTGCACCGAAGGTGTCCAGTGCAGAGGCCGCTTCCTCCGCGCTGGTTGCCACCATCGCCATGGCTGTGGGTACGCCGGCTTCTGCCATGATTTCCTTGGCGAAGGCCTTTGACGCCTCCAACTGTGCTGCCGCCTTGCTGGGCCCGAACACCGGAATTCCTGCTTTGCGGACGGCGTCGGACACACCGGCTGCGAGCGGCGCCTCCGGTCCCACCACCACCAGGTCAACCGTGAGCCTGGTGGCCAGTGCCGCTACGGCGTCCGGATCGTTGGCGTTGATGCTGTGCGTGGGGACCAGTTTGCTGATGCCGGCATTGCCGGGAGCCGCATGGACCTCGGACACGTTGGGGTCGGCGAGCAGGGAGCGGACAATGGCGTGTTCGCGGCCTCCGGGGCCGATGACGAGTACCTTCACAGTCTCCAAGGGTACTTCGTGCACCCTGCGCGCTCCTAAGCTGTGTCCTCCCTGCCCTGTTCATCAATCCGCGGCCCGGCCCGCTCCGAATCAACACCATGAAGAAGCTGAGGAACTGGCTCAAAGCACCCACCGCGATGGCCGCCCTGGCAGGGGTGGTGGCGGCCGCCGTCGTCCTTGCCGTGGCTGAACTGCTGGGAGCCTTCTTCACCGCCCGCGCCGCGCCGCTGATTGCGCTGGGCTCCACCTTCATCGATTTCACGCCGTCCTGGCTCAAGGATTTCGCCATCGCCACGTTTGGCACCAACGACAAGGTGGCGCTGTTCGTGGGCATGGCCCTGACCATTGCAGTGCTGGCATGCGTGCTGGGCGTAGTGGCCTACCGCAAGTGGGCACTGGGCGTCCTGGGCGTCCTGTTCATGGGGGCCGTCATCGTGGCCAGCGTGGTGACCCGGGCGGGAGTCGGAGCTGTGGACGCCATCCCTTCGGTGGTGGGGACGGCGGCAGGCCTGCTGGTGCTCCGGCTCCTTGTCCTGAGGCTGCGCGGCCTGGAGGTGTGGCCGGACGCACCTGCCGGCGCCGCCCTGCCGCCCGAGGGCTCCGGGGCCAGCCGCCGCCGTTTCTTTGCCACGGCCGGAATCACGGCAGCCGCGGCGGCGCTGGCCGCTACTGGAGGCCGGCTCCTGGGTGCGGCGCGCAGCAATATCCTGCAGGCGCGGGAGGCGCTGCAGCTCCCCGCCCCGGCCCGGCCTGCTCCCGCGGTCCCGGCAGGCGTCCAGTCACCAGTGCCCGGAGTCACGCCGTGGCTCACTCCCAACAATGAGTTCTACCGCATCGACACGGCCCTGAGTGTCCCGGAAATCGACGTTGCCAGCTGGGAGCTCCGCGTGCACGGACTGGTTGAGGAAGAGGTGCGCCTTACCTTCCAGGACCTGCTCGACGCCGACTTGGTCGAATCCCACATCACCCTCACCTGTGTTTCCAATCCTGTGGGCGGCAACCTTGCCGGCAACGCAAAATGGCTCGGCCTGCCGCTCCGCGAGGTACTCAAACAGGCGAGGCCCAAGGAAGGCGCGGACATGGTGCTCTCCACCTCGATCGACGGTTTCAGTGCCTCGACGCCCCTGGAGGTGCTGCAGGACGACCGGGACGCGATGCTTGCCATCGCGATGAACGGCGAGCCATTGCCCCTTGAACATGGCTATCCCGTGCGCATGGTGGTCCCGGGCCTGTACGGGTTCGTCTCCGCCACGAAGTGGGTGGTGGACCTTGAAGTGACCCGGTTCGCGGACAGCAAGGCCTACTGGACCGAACGCGGCTGGTCCGAGCGCGGCCCCATCAAGACCATGGCGCGGGTTGATGTTCCCAAGTCCTTCGCCAAGGTGCCGGCGGGAAGGGTTGCCGTGGGCGGCACTGCGTGGGCACAGACGCGGGGGATCACCAGGGTGGAGGTCCAGGTGGACGACGGCGACTGGATGGAGGCCGATCTCTCCGCTGAGGCCTCACTGGTCACGTGGCGCCAGTGGTCCTACCAGTGGGACGCGGCGCCCGGGACGCACTACCTCAAGGTGCGGGCCACCGACGGCACCGGCGAGGTACAAACAGACCAGCGCGCAGACCCTGTGCCTGACGGCGCGTCGGGTTGGCAGTCGGTGATGGTCACCGTGGAATAGCACGGCATTGGCAGGGTAGGCCCCTAGACTGGCAGCATGCCGCACAACCCGCATGCCACCTTTACCGTGGACTCCGCCGTGGAACTGGCCGTGATCGAACGCAGCGGTTTCGTGGAGTCGCGGCACATCGGCTCTGCCGTCCTTTTGGCGGCGGACGGGTCGGTGGTGACTGAACTCGGCGACATCAACACTCCGATTTACGCCCGTTCCACCCTGAAGCCGTTCCAGGCACTTGCCTCAATGCAATCCGGGGTCCCGTTGCGGGGAGCGCAGGTGGCTGTTGCCTGCGGAAGCCATACAGGATCCCTGGACCACATGGACGTGGTGGCAGGAATGCTGAAGGCGGCAGGGGTCCGCGAGGACCAACTGCAGTGTCCGGAAGCCTGGCCCCAGGATGAGACGGCGCGCAACTGGCTGGTGCGCTCGGAGAAGGGCAAGTCCCGGCTCGCCTACAACTGTTCCGGCAAGCATGCGGCCTTCCTCTGGGCCTGCACCGAGAACGGCTGGGATACGCACAGCTACCTCGAGCCCAACCACCCGCTGCAGCAGCGCATCCGGACGGTCATCGAGGAATACACGGACGAGAAGATCGCCCACCTGGGCATCGACGGCTGTGGCGCCCCGGTGGCAGCGGTGTCACTCAAGGGCCTGGCCAGGGGGTACTCGCACCTTGCCAAGGCGCCGGGCGACCAGAGCTTCAGCGCCCGCGCGGCCACCATCGCCACCTCGATGCTGGACTACCCGTGGGCTGTGCAGGGCCGCGGCGAGGCCAACACGCTGGTCATGGACGAGCTGGAAATCATCGCCAAGATCGGCGCGGAAGGCGTCCTGGCCATGGCCACGCCCCAAGGCGTGTCCGTGGCCGTCAAGATTCTGGACGGAAACCTGCGGGCCACCTCGCTGGTGGCGCTGACCCTCCTGGCAGCCGCCGGTGCGGTGGAGATACCCGGTGTGGCCAGCGTCCTGGAGAAGGTGGTGGATCCAGTCCTCGGCGGCGGCCGGCCTGTGGGGAAGATCAGGCTTGGACCCGCGGTTTCGGCTCTCCTGGACTAGTCCCTCCGGCGCCCGTCAGACGTGCTGGTCCACAATCACCGGATTGCCGTCAGGATCCACCACGATGAAGCTTGCTGGGCCGGTGGTTCCTTCCTCGGCTTGTGCCAGGAAGGGAATCCCCTGCTCCTGCAGCTCCCGCTGGATCTGGCGCACGTCCGTAAACGAATCCAGCGGCTGCGCGTTCTGGTCCCAGCCCGGATTGAACGTCAGGGCGTTCCGCTCCAGTATCCCCTGGAAGAGGCCCACCACGGCCTGGCCGTTCTTTAGGATCAGCCAGTTCTGCGTGATATCACCGGCGAACGGGGTGAAACCCAGTTTTTCGTAGAATTCGGTAGAGGCCCCGATGTCCTTGACGGCGAGGCTGACCGAGAAAGCGCCGAGCTGCATGGGTAATTCCCTTCTCCGCTGACGAGGTGCTACCGATGGTACTCCGCCGCCCCGATTCCTTGGGCGCCGATGTTCGCGGTACCCTGATTGCCTTTGCCGCTGCACCCCACACTGAAGGAAGCCGGAAACCATGGCTGTTGCCCGCCGTCGTATCGACGTCCAGGAAGGAAAAGCGTCCCTGGAGGCGTGGCGCAAGGGCGCCGGGCCGTCGTCGGACCTTCCCGTTGCCCGCGCTGTCCTGGCAACAGCTGTGCGCTACTCGCTGGAGGAGCTCACCGCCCGGGCGCCGGGCAATTCAGTGGAGGTCCGCGTGCCGCCGTTCGGCGTGACCCAGTGCGTGGAGGGTCCCCGGCACACGCGCGGAACGCCGCCCAATGTCATTGAGTGCGACGCCGCCACCTGGCTTGCCATGGTGACTGGCCAGTTGAGCTGGGCGGACGCGGTGGCGGGCGGCAGGGTGGCAGCCTCGGGCCTCCGCGCAGATCTTTCGGCCCTCCTCCCCCTCTAGAGCTTTTTGACATGTACGGGGACTTCCACGGCGGAAGTCCCCGTTGCGCGCCCAAAAACCCAGAAGGGTCAGCCGCGGCCCACGAAGGGCATGCCCGCGGCGGTAACCACCACGGAACCGACGCTGGCCGACGCCGGCATGTTGGCCATCATCAGGACCGCGCGGGCGGCATCCTCCACGGGAAAGGTTGGCTCAACCCGGCGGCTGCCGTCAGCTTGGAGGGCACCCGCACCAACCCCGATGGTGTCCATGATCTCCGTGGCCGTGTTGCCGATGTCGATCTGCCCGCACGTGATGCCAAAGCCCCGCCCGTCCAGTTCAATGCTTCTGGTCAGCCCGGTCATGGCGTGCTTGGTCACTGCATAGGCCACTGTGCGGGGCCGCGGTGAATGCGCGGAGATGGAGCCGTTATTGATGATCCGGCCGCCCTGCGGTTCCTGCGCCTTCATGGTCCTGACGGCGGCCGCGGCACAGAGCATCGATCCGGTCAGGTTCACCGCCAGGGTGGCATTCCAGTCTTCCAGCGAGATCTCGTCCACGCTCGCCGCCGGGCCGAACACCCCGGCGTTATTGAACAGGACGTCCACCCGGCCCCAACGCTGCCGTGCTGCCTCGAAAAGGCGTTCGACGTCGTCGGGCCGGGTGACATCGCACGGCACCACCAGCGCCTCGGGATGATTGTCCGCCGTCTCCTTCAACTGCGCTTCACGGCGGCCGGCCAGCGCTACGCGGTAACCATCGGACAGCATCTGCCGGGCCACCTCCCGCCCAATGCCTGAACCTGCTCCGGTAACGACTGCCACCCGCTGGTGTTGCTGCATGTGAATCCTTTATCGGTCGTGTTCGGAAGAGTGGACTGCCACCTTCTGCATCGCCACCCAGTGGAAGATACCACCCAGCGAGGCGCCCAAAATCCAGGCGAACCCGCTCAGCTGTGCCACCTGCGGCAACCATACCGCCAGGACGGAAAACACTGCGGCCAGGCCGAACGCAACCAGCGCGCGCCGATTCCAGCCGTGCGCGAAGTAGTAGGCGCCGTTCGGGTCGGTGGAGTACAGGTCCTGAAGGTTGAGCCGCTGCTTCCGGATTATGTAGTAGTCGGCGATGATGATGCCGTAGAGCGGGGCGAGGACTGCGCCGAGTGTGTCCACGAATTTCGGCAGTCCGATGCTCGATATGACAGCCACCCACAGTGCGCCGATGATGAACCCGGCAACGGCTGTGATCATGCCGGCCTTCCGGAAGGAAATCCTGGCGGGGCTGATGTTAGACAACGAGTAGGACGGTGGAATGAAGTTGGCCACCACGTTGATCCCAAGGGTGGCCACCAGGAACGTTATGGCCGCCAGGACGGTAAGGGGGACGCTGTCCACGAGCCCCACGATGTCCGCCGGGTTGGTCAACGGTTCCCCCTGCCCATCCTGGTACAGCAGGTAGGCGCCCGCCGTGATGAAGACAGAAAGAAAAGTAAACAGGGCCAGGCTGAGCGGCAGTCCGGTGAGGTTGCCCAGGCGCATGGCCTTCTCGGTCCGGACGTTTCGGGCAAAGTCGCCAAAGTTGATGACGACCGCCGCGAAGTAGGCCACCATGGTGCCCGTAACCGCGGCAAAAGCCGAAAACGCGGCCCAACCCGTGACAGCCTCCCGGGAAAAGACAGTTCCGACGGCCTGCGGCAGTTGGGGTCCCACCTGTATCCAGATAGCTGCAAGCAGTGCGATCATCACGGCATAGACAGCAGGGCCGGCAAAATTGAGGAAACGTGCAATCCGCTCGATTCCGCCCAGGAAAAGCACAACCTGAAGCGCGGAAGCCAGCACATAGGATGCCCAGGACACCCAGTCCATTCCCAGGAACTCGGCGCCCCCGGGGCGGCCGAGGACAGCGTTCAGTGCCAGCGATATGGCTGTCGAGGCAAAGTACGTTTGCGCTCCGTACCAGAAGACAGCCACCACGGCGCGGACGATTGCCGGGAATTGGGCGCCCCGCACACCCATGGATGCGCGGGCGAGCACAGGGAAGGGAAAACCGTATTTAACGCTGGGCCGGCCGCTCAGGTCCACCAGGAACTTGATGATGAACCCCGAGAGAATGATGGCGGCGAAGACAAACCAGCCGTTGATCCCGGCGGTAATGAACAGGCTTGCCGCCAACGTGTATCCCGCCAGGCTCTGGATGTCGTTGGACCACACGTTGAAGATGGCAAACCAGCCCCAGGTGCGGCGTGAGGCAGGCAATGGCGCCAGGTCCTCGTTGTAAAGGGAGGGATCGGCCGAGTGGACGGTCAGGTCGGCGTCTTCAAGGTCGTTTTTGCGAATAGACATGCTGGCCCCGGTTCTCCTAAGGCTGCCTAAAGCTGTTGGGAGCGGAACGTCTTGTTCCGGAATGAGGGGGCCCGGGGCGCTTTTTCCCCCTGCTGGGCGCTGCGCCCGGGCCCCGTTGCCCCGCCCCGGTCATTGAGGGGGCGGGGCAACGGTGCGGATGAACTTCAGCCGGCTCCATTTCCGGCGGCGGCCATGACTGCCCCGCCCAGCGGCCAGCCTATGACGGTCTTGGGCCGCGGCGCGGCATACGTCCTGACTTTCGAGGTGGACAGGCGCATCCGGACCAGGGATTCGGCAATGGCCACCGCCGACGCAACTCCGTCCACCACGGGCACTCCAGCCCGCTGCCTGATCTGCTCGTCCAGGCCAGCCATTCCTCCGCAACCCAGGACGATCACTTCGGCCTTGTCCTGGCTGACAGCCTGCATGGCCTGGTTGATGATGGCTTCCACGGCCCGGTCGGGCTCCTCCTCGAGCTCCAGGACGGCCATGCCGCTGGCGCGGACGGATGCACAGCGGGCGTCCAGGCCGGCCAGCTTGAGCCGGTCCTCGATCAGCGGCACGGTGCGGTCCAGAGTGGTGACCACGGAATACTTGTGTCCCAGGAACATGGCGGTACTGGCGGCGGCCTCGGTAATGTCCACCACCGGAACATCCAGCAGTTCCTGCAGCCCTTCCCGTCCGTGCTCGCCGTAGCCGGCCTGAACGACGGCGTCGAAAGGCTCGGGATAGGAGGTCACGGCGTCCATCACGGCGATGGCCGCCAGGTAGCTCTCGAAATTGCCTTCGCAGGAGTCGGCGCCGAAGCGTGGCGTGATGCCCACAATGTCCGTTCCCGGCGCCGCAATGCTGCGTGCCTGCGCGGCGATGGAGTCCGTCATGGAGGCGGTGGTGTTGACGTTCGCAACGAGTATGCGCATTGGGCTTTCCTTAGTGGGTGCTGGCGACGGCGATGGTCTCGCCGTCGCGGTCTTCGAGCCGCTGCGAGCGGTCAGCTATGAAGAAGTAGACGACGGCGGCGATACCGGCGGCGAAGAACCAGGCGAAGGGTGCCGCAGCGGCCAGTGCGGGGACGAACGCGATGAGGAGCGCCAGGACGGCGGCCGGCACCATGGCAATGATTGCCTTGGGGTTGACGCCGTTTTTGTAGTAGTAGGCCCCTGCCGGGGAGGCCGTGTACAGCTCGGGGACATTCACCTTGCCGCGGCGGATCAGCCAGTAGTCGGCCATCACGACGCCGAACAAGGGGCCAAGCAGGGCACCGAGGCCGCCGAGGAAGTACACGATGACCAAGGGGTTGTTGTAGAGGTTCCACGGCAGGATGACCAGTCCGATGACGGCGCTGACGATGGCCGCCCGGCGGAAGTTCAGGTGCTTGGGGAACAGATTCGTCAGGGCGTAGACAGGGGCAACGAAGTTCGCCATCAGGTTCACCGCGATGGTGAGGATCAGCAGGGCCAGGCACGCGAGGACCAGGAACAGGGTGTTGGGGATGGTCTGGACGATGTCCGAGGGACTTTCGATGATGGTGCCGTTGATCTTGAACTGTCCGCCTGCCATGACCACGACAATGGCGCCGAAGACGAGCATGTTGATGGGGATGCCCCAGAAGTTGCCGCGGACCACTGCCTTCTTGGAGACGGCGGAGCGGGTGAAATCGCAGAAGTTCAGGACGAAGGTTCCGTAGATCGAGACCCAGAGTGCGCCACCGGCGAAGATGGTGAGCCACATTTCGGGCCCTTCAAGGGCATTGTTCGAGGACCAGGCGATTGAGCCGCCGGCCTCCATGAAGATCCAGACGGCGATGGCCGCCATGGTGGCCAGGATGACCGGCCCGGCGAAGGCCTCGTACTTGCGGATCATCTCCATGCCGAAACTGACGATCACCAGCTGTACAACCCAGAGGATGACGAAGGCGGTCCAGCCGAGGGTGGAGAGGCCGAGGATGGAGTCTTTGTCCAGCGCATCGAGGGCGGGGAACATCGCCACGAGCATGACGCGGAAGACAACAGAGGCCAGGTAGGTCTGGATGCCGAACCAGGCAATGGCGACGGCGCCGCGGAGGAGGCTGGCAATTTGGGCGCCGCGGATGCCGAAGCTGATCCGGCTCATGACTGGGAAGGGAACCCCGGTCTTCACACCCATGAAACCGGACAGGTTCAGCAGGCCGAAGAGCAGCGCAGCCCCGATGCCCAGTGCCAGCAGGATCTGCCAGCCCCCGAGTCCAAGGGCGAACAGTCCGATGGCGAAGGCGTAGTTGCCGAGGCTGTGGACGTCATTGGCCCAGAGCGTGAAGATGCTGTAACCGGACCAGCTGCGGCCGGCACGTTTGGTGGGTGCAAGGTCTGCGTTGTAAAGCGTCGGACTGATGGCTTGGCCTGATGCTGCGCTGGCTGATGCGCAAATATCTTCACCATTGACGGACTGGTGGCCAGGGACAACCGACGTCGCTGTCGGGTCCTGCATCGCGTCAACGCCGACCTGGGGAGGGGTCTGCATAATGCGTCTCAATTCTGGAGGGGATTCCGCGGTGGTGAGACCGGCCTGACACCGTTTCTGTTATTCCACATCGCGAAATCAAGATATTGAATGGTGGAACAACTGTATGACCTGGATCACGTGCGGTCAAGAGCAGGGGGAATGGCCCGCAGTCACAAAAGGCATTCTTCGGAGCAAGGCAGGCCCTCCGTGGATCCGAAGACCAGGACTCGTTTGACCGGCAATCCCGGCAGTAGCTAATCTCGACTAGCAATAATGTTTTTTCACATTATGAAAAACGCCTAGGATTCAAAGACGAAATGAGGCTGCCGTGGCTGCAGGAGAAGATACCTCCCATATCCTCAGCGGGTTGACTAACCAGCTGCCTGATCGTGATCCGGAAGAGACCGCCGAGTGGGTTGAGTCCCTGGATTCGTTGATCAGGGAACAGGGCACCGAGCGTGCCCAATTCATCATGCGGAGCCTGCTGCAGCGCGCGGGCGCGCAGAGCGTGGGGGTGCCGATGGTGACCACCACCGATTACGTGAACACGATCCCTGTGGACCAGGAAGCCGAGTTCCCGGGCAACGAGGAATACGAGCGCCGCTACCGGGCCTACATGCGGTGGAACGCGGCGGTGATGGTCCACCGGGCCCAGCGGGCCAACATCGGGGTGGGCGGGCACATCTCCACCTACGCCGGGGCGGCGACCCTGTACGAGGTCGGGTTCAACCACTTCTTCCGCGGCAAGGACCACCCCGGCGGCGGGGACCAGGTGTTCTTCCAGGGCCACGCCTCCCCCGGCATGTACGCCCGGGCGTTCATGGAGGGCCGGCTCTCCGAGGAGGACCTGGACGGGTTCCGGCAGGAAAAGTCCCGGCAGGGCCACGCCCTGTCCTCCTACCCGCACCCGCGGCTGATGCCGCACTTCTGGGAATTCCCCACCGTGTCCATGGGCATCGGGCCGATGAACGCGATCTACCAGGCCCAGTCCAACCGGTACCTGCACAACCGCGGCCTGAAAGACACCTCCGACCAGCAGGTCTGGGCGTTCCTGGGCGACGGGGAAATGGACGAGCCCGAATCCCGCGGCCTGCTCCAGCTCGCCGCGAACGAGAACCTGGACAACCTGAACTTCGTGATCAACTGCAACCTCCAGCGCCTGGACGGGCCGGTGCGCGGCAACGGCAAAGATCATGCAGGAACTCGAAGCGTTCTTCCGCGGCGCGGGATGGAACGTCATCAAGGTCGTCTGGGGCCGGGAATGGGATGACCTGCTCGCCCGCGACACCGACGGGTCGCTGGTGAAGATCATGAACGAAACCCCCGACGGGGACTACCAGACCTACAAGGCCGAGTCCGGCGGGTTCGTCCGCGAACACTTCTTCGGCAAGACCCCGCAGACCAAGGACATGGTCGCGGACCTCACCGATGACCAGATCTGGAACCTCAAACGCGGCGGCCACGACTACCGCAAGGTCTACGCCGCGTACAAGGCAGCCACCGAATTCAAGGGCAAACCCACCGTCATCCTCGCCAAAACCGTCAAAGGCTACGGCCTCGGACCCCACTTCGAGGGCCGCAACGCCACCCACCAGATGAAAAAACTCACCCTGGATGACCTCAAGGAATTCAGGGACTACCTGCGTATTCCAATTTCAGATGCCCAGCTGGAAG
Encoded here:
- a CDS encoding VOC family protein produces the protein MQLGAFSVSLAVKDIGASTEFYEKLGFTPFAGDITQNWLILKNGQAVVGLFQGILERNALTFNPGWDQNAQPLDSFTDVRQIQRELQEQGIPFLAQAEEGTTGPASFIVVDPDGNPVIVDQHV
- the purD gene encoding phosphoribosylamine--glycine ligase; protein product: MKVLVIGPGGREHAIVRSLLADPNVSEVHAAPGNAGISKLVPTHSINANDPDAVAALATRLTVDLVVVGPEAPLAAGVSDAVRKAGIPVFGPSKAAAQLEASKAFAKEIMAEAGVPTAMAMVATSAEEAASALDTFGAPYVVKDDGLAAGKGVVVTKDRAEALAHAQSCFDAGGSVVIEEFLDGPEVSLFVLCDGHNTVALSPAQDFKRIFDNDEGPNTGGMGAYTPLEWAPEGLVQEVIDRVAQPTVNEMARRGTPFVGVLFVGLALTSRGTRVIEFNVRFGDPETQAVLARLKTPLGSLLMAAAKGELDKAEELRWAKETAVAVVVAGENYPGTPRTGDRIRGLKKAEELDGVHVIHAGTAFDEDGKVVSAGGRVLAVVALGSDLVEARERAYDGVELIQLEGSQFRTDIGGKAARGEIKVPSGASFSEHKTKA
- a CDS encoding aspartate/glutamate racemase family protein encodes the protein MRILVANVNTTASMTDSIAAQARSIAAPGTDIVGITPRFGADSCEGNFESYLAAIAVMDAVTSYPEPFDAVVQAGYGEHGREGLQELLDVPVVDITEAAASTAMFLGHKYSVVTTLDRTVPLIEDRLKLAGLDARCASVRASGMAVLELEEEPDRAVEAIINQAMQAVSQDKAEVIVLGCGGMAGLDEQIRQRAGVPVVDGVASAVAIAESLVRMRLSTSKVRTYAAPRPKTVIGWPLGGAVMAAAGNGAG
- a CDS encoding molybdopterin-dependent oxidoreductase, coding for MKKLRNWLKAPTAMAALAGVVAAAVVLAVAELLGAFFTARAAPLIALGSTFIDFTPSWLKDFAIATFGTNDKVALFVGMALTIAVLACVLGVVAYRKWALGVLGVLFMGAVIVASVVTRAGVGAVDAIPSVVGTAAGLLVLRLLVLRLRGLEVWPDAPAGAALPPEGSGASRRRFFATAGITAAAAALAATGGRLLGAARSNILQAREALQLPAPARPAPAVPAGVQSPVPGVTPWLTPNNEFYRIDTALSVPEIDVASWELRVHGLVEEEVRLTFQDLLDADLVESHITLTCVSNPVGGNLAGNAKWLGLPLREVLKQARPKEGADMVLSTSIDGFSASTPLEVLQDDRDAMLAIAMNGEPLPLEHGYPVRMVVPGLYGFVSATKWVVDLEVTRFADSKAYWTERGWSERGPIKTMARVDVPKSFAKVPAGRVAVGGTAWAQTRGITRVEVQVDDGDWMEADLSAEASLVTWRQWSYQWDAAPGTHYLKVRATDGTGEVQTDQRADPVPDGASGWQSVMVTVE
- a CDS encoding asparaginase, with amino-acid sequence MPHNPHATFTVDSAVELAVIERSGFVESRHIGSAVLLAADGSVVTELGDINTPIYARSTLKPFQALASMQSGVPLRGAQVAVACGSHTGSLDHMDVVAGMLKAAGVREDQLQCPEAWPQDETARNWLVRSEKGKSRLAYNCSGKHAAFLWACTENGWDTHSYLEPNHPLQQRIRTVIEEYTDEKIAHLGIDGCGAPVAAVSLKGLARGYSHLAKAPGDQSFSARAATIATSMLDYPWAVQGRGEANTLVMDELEIIAKIGAEGVLAMATPQGVSVAVKILDGNLRATSLVALTLLAAAGAVEIPGVASVLEKVVDPVLGGGRPVGKIRLGPAVSALLD
- a CDS encoding NCS1 family nucleobase:cation symporter-1 codes for the protein MSIRKNDLEDADLTVHSADPSLYNEDLAPLPASRRTWGWFAIFNVWSNDIQSLAGYTLAASLFITAGINGWFVFAAIILSGFIIKFLVDLSGRPSVKYGFPFPVLARASMGVRGAQFPAIVRAVVAVFWYGAQTYFASTAISLALNAVLGRPGGAEFLGMDWVSWASYVLASALQVVLFLGGIERIARFLNFAGPAVYAVMIALLAAIWIQVGPQLPQAVGTVFSREAVTGWAAFSAFAAVTGTMVAYFAAVVINFGDFARNVRTEKAMRLGNLTGLPLSLALFTFLSVFITAGAYLLYQDGQGEPLTNPADIVGLVDSVPLTVLAAITFLVATLGINVVANFIPPSYSLSNISPARISFRKAGMITAVAGFIIGALWVAVISSIGLPKFVDTLGAVLAPLYGIIIADYYIIRKQRLNLQDLYSTDPNGAYYFAHGWNRRALVAFGLAAVFSVLAVWLPQVAQLSGFAWILGASLGGIFHWVAMQKVAVHSSEHDR
- a CDS encoding sterol carrier family protein, whose product is MAVARRRIDVQEGKASLEAWRKGAGPSSDLPVARAVLATAVRYSLEELTARAPGNSVEVRVPPFGVTQCVEGPRHTRGTPPNVIECDAATWLAMVTGQLSWADAVAGGRVAASGLRADLSALLPL
- a CDS encoding SDR family oxidoreductase, whose product is MQQHQRVAVVTGAGSGIGREVARQMLSDGYRVALAGRREAQLKETADNHPEALVVPCDVTRPDDVERLFEAARQRWGRVDVLFNNAGVFGPAASVDEISLEDWNATLAVNLTGSMLCAAAAVRTMKAQEPQGGRIINNGSISAHSPRPRTVAYAVTKHAMTGLTRSIELDGRGFGITCGQIDIGNTATEIMDTIGVGAGALQADGSRRVEPTFPVEDAARAVLMMANMPASASVGSVVVTAAGMPFVGRG
- a CDS encoding NCS1 family nucleobase:cation symporter-1, encoding MQTPPQVGVDAMQDPTATSVVPGHQSVNGEDICASASAASGQAISPTLYNADLAPTKRAGRSWSGYSIFTLWANDVHSLGNYAFAIGLFALGLGGWQILLALGIGAALLFGLLNLSGFMGVKTGVPFPVMSRISFGIRGAQIASLLRGAVAIAWFGIQTYLASVVFRVMLVAMFPALDALDKDSILGLSTLGWTAFVILWVVQLVIVSFGMEMIRKYEAFAGPVILATMAAIAVWIFMEAGGSIAWSSNNALEGPEMWLTIFAGGALWVSIYGTFVLNFCDFTRSAVSKKAVVRGNFWGIPINMLVFGAIVVVMAGGQFKINGTIIESPSDIVQTIPNTLFLVLACLALLILTIAVNLMANFVAPVYALTNLFPKHLNFRRAAIVSAVIGLVILPWNLYNNPLVIVYFLGGLGALLGPLFGVVMADYWLIRRGKVNVPELYTASPAGAYYYKNGVNPKAIIAMVPAAVLALLIAFVPALAAAAPFAWFFAAGIAAVVYFFIADRSQRLEDRDGETIAVASTH